The Neoarius graeffei isolate fNeoGra1 chromosome 1, fNeoGra1.pri, whole genome shotgun sequence region CTAGACAGCTGATTAGTCAAATTGCTGTTGTTGCACTCAGTGAATCTGAGGGAATGGATGAGCAAGGTATGCCTGTCAGTTCAGAAACCTGTAAGCTGGCCATCAAAGATCTCATTGCCAAAGGTTCATCGGCTGAGGAGAAGGAGACCAAGGATCCAATGGCAAGTGGAGAGGATGAGAAGATGAGTCAAATGAAGGAGTGCCAAACTGATGCTCAGAGGTGGGCATCGGAAATATGTGAGGAAAGCCGGTGTTTGGCATCGAGTGATGGTGACCGGGACAACTTGCACTTTCTCCCTGACCTTGTTCCTCACCTGATCCGAATGGCAGCTTATCTGCCACTTTGGACTGCAGTCATGGTTCCACACTTTAAAAGTGTCCACATAACAGCCAGTTCAGCAAATGTTGAGGCTGAATTTAAAAACTTGAAGAAAGGCCTCTTCAAGCATGACAACAAGCCTCTTCGTGTGGACCGCTTTGTGCGACGCCATCTGGATCACATTGAAGGTCAGATGAAGTTGTCTTCGGCCAACATGAAGATAGAGCTGTCAGATGAGGACTCTGAGGAGACGGAAGAGCAGGAGGAACCAGTGGAGAACTGGAGAGGTCTGGTTGCCTCAACAAAAAAAAGAACATCATACTTAACACCATGTCCTGAATGGCAACATATGGATCTCACcacgaaacaaaagaaaacacaaaTTGGGCTTTTGAGAAATGGCAACCACTTTGCCAGTCATGCAGTTAACACTGGAAAGGCACAGCTGTCTGTGGTCAACACTTGTGCTTTTGACTCCTTTTTACAGTGCCTCTGCTGTGCCTACTGTGACAGTCCAAGATTCAGCAGATATGTACAGGGGACCAATCACCCTGTACTGGATCTTGTTGAAGATGTTCTCTCATGATTCACTGAAGTCTGGGGCACACCAAATTAATGCAGCATGTAATGTGTCTCGAATCGTAACAGACACAATGAAAGATGTTGACACGCTGACCTTCACCACTAGCTGCTCTTCTCCTACCTGCCCGCGCAATGATTCAAGGAGCTTACCACTTGTTCCTGTGAATTTCAAAACTTTGGGCAGAAGGGATCTCCAGGCAGCAATTGAAGATGGCCTCCATCTCCACCCCGTAGAGTGCCATCAGCCAGTCGATAATGATGAAGCCGACTCCTCATCTGATGTGCAAAGGTGTGATGGTGTGGTCACACACACCTATGCCAGTGGAGAAATCCTTTTTGTGGAGTTGGGAACAACGCAGCACATTATGCTAAATCAATTCCCAGTAAACATCATGCTGCAACAGGATCAGTTCACACTCAGGGGCATTGTTGCTTTTCAGCCAGGGACAAGAAAAAAAGGTCTTGGACATTATGTGACCTAAAGTCACCAACCTCTTAAAAGTGAAATATCTTAAAgacggtttgtgcacaaacgctcattttgcctgcacaaacgatgcacaaacgattcagaccattttcgagtcatttggatgttaatggggtgctgagtgacctAAAGTCACCAACctcttaaccagagctgtctctgtgctatgatgagatctaaatcctgactgatacatttcatggatgttattcctatgtaaatataagcataactgctgtaacacagctttttcaaggatcttggagataaaggggaggtttgatattggccgataattggacagctgacagggatcaaggtcagggtttttttttttaatcaggggtttgataactgctagtttaaaggatttgggtacatagtcaatcgtaagagaagaatttattatttttagaagcggttcaattacttcaggtattatctatttgaatagacatgtacggtaggtaaaggatctagtacacaagttgaggcttttgatgccaagattaatgaaagtaattcagtttcttttaggagagtaaaacattctaattgatgatctgatacagttatattgttaactacagggtcacttacattgtctgaccttaaattagtagtttgattttttttgtcagatgttctcaattttgtcatagaagtcccagagaggggccatttggcctttttacctagaaaacccacaagagggccaattggccccaagtccaccctgtggacactcattttgttatggaaatattgtggacactcattttgttatggaaatgtggctgttagtggcACACGGCcggagccacttgaacttgtgTGGGGGAGGGGACACACCTTACAGCTTAGGAGGTTCTTTTGAGAGCAAGCTTTAGTTCtgagatggataaatacctcagtgaacATAGCCATAAAGACACTGGACTGAGCTGTATGCAGTGGAAAGGATCAACAGGAAGGAAGGGATCAACACACTGACatttattcttaaaaaaaaacaaaaaaaccaaaacatatTTACAAAGAATGAAAAAGCAACTTTTTTCCCAGTTTTGGTGTGGAGGGTTGTTGCAGAAGTAATTGTTATTTTTGTGTGctaaaaatagtaaaaaaaaaaaaaagaaacccaagCATATTTACAAAGAATGAAAAACCATGCATTATGAGTGAAATACATTAGAGCAGTCACTCACAATCCTGGCACTGCCATTGCTCCTTTCGGCATTTCCCACATGTATATCGGTAGCAGTCAACACAGCGTACAGTTGCATGATTGTCCTTACATTTAATTTTAGCCTGACACTTGGCTCTTTTTCCTAGTTGTGGTGTGGAGGGTTGTTGCCGAAATAATTGTTCCTTTTGGGCCTTTTTCATACCCACGTGGGAGTGAGCCAACTCTCTTGCAAGCTCCAGCAAGAAATCCACCCGTCTCTCCTGCCTCCCGGTGCATAATTGATAGAGCACATGTGCATTCAGTGCTGCCATATCTATCATGTTATAGAACACTGCTACTGGCCAGCGCCGTGTTCCTGCGCAGACAGTGTACTCCCGCACCATCTGGTCCATGACATCGACGCCGCACTTTGTTGTGTTGTAGAGTGTGATGGTGTTAGGCTTCTTTTTGGTGGTATCCTGTGTCTGAATCATGCTGTGCATGCTGCTGAGAACATATACAGTCTTCTTCCGCTTGGGCGCATACACCGTCAGTGTGGCACCAGTGGTTGAAAATACTTGGGTGGTAAATTCATTGCGGTGCATCTGTCTAGTTGACAGTGGAATTTCTTGGCGAATCTTGTTGACTGTGCCGAGGATGGTTGTATTCCGGCTAAGTAGTCGTTTTGCAAGTGACAGTGATGTAAAGAAATTGTCCGTGGTAACATTTCTGCCCTTGTCCAGGAATGGTTCCATCAGCCTCATGACTACACTCTCAGACACTCTCTCCCCACGAGGCCGAGTGGGGTCCTTGCCAAGACATGGGAGGATGTTGCAGACGTATTTGGTTTTCAAGTCACACGCCACCCAAAACTTGATCCCAAACTTGTCTGGTTTAGATGCAATGTACTGTAGGAAACAGCAGCGAGTCTTGGACGGGAAAAGTTGTTCGTCGATGGTGATGTGTCGACCAGGGATGTAGGATGTGATGCAGTTGGTGACAAACAATCCCCATATGTTCGAAATTGCAGCAAACTTATCGGTCTGTGCTCGCTCGCTGCGGGTGTCTCTGTCATCAAAGCGCAGGTGATGCATGATGTTTTGGAAACGCCCTCGGGACATGGTTTCGATGATCTGTGGGCTTCCCAGGTTTTTCGACCAGCAGTCACGCAGTGATGGCACCCTGATGATTCCCCGCATAATGGTGATGGAAATAAATGCCATTAGTTCAGGGAGGCCCATGAACCAATCCACATGCTCCGTTTGCTTTGCATGTTGAACTGTACATTCTTGAATGATACCAAGCATGTCCAGAGTGATCAAACACAGGAAGCTCTGAAGACGACTTGTGATTGACCTCCTGGCCTTAGCTGTTGGCTCTCCATCTGCGTTGTATGGCAATGGCGGGGTGAAATGTGGACCCGTTCCCACCTGTTCTTCATGCCATACTGTGCCGTCTTTCGCAGTCTCTGTCACATCAGTCCCCAGCCGAGCTCTCTTTTTTGGTTGGGGAGCAGTCTCTTCATATGTAGTGTGAAAAAAATGTAATTATGAGCAATGGGAAAGTCAAATGATATCACAAATGCAAGCATagaagctaataataataatcccagaACATCTCAAATAGGTTGGCTAAGGTGCAGACACCTCAGGAGAAGTAGAATCAAACAAAACTGACGGCAGTCTGCACTCAGAAACAAAATGGAGGCTCTATTCACATGGTGCTATATTTTCCAACTTCCTCactgaaatgaaatgtaaaataGGAAATAATATGAAATGAAATCTTACCTGAAGACGACTGAGACAGCTCGGAGTCTGAATCCACCTGAAGGTTGATGTCTTCTCCATCCGagtcgcaagggtttgctccatccaggatcatttccaatgcctgttgaatgttgaatctctgcatcttcgttccttggagaggagcttctttcaccacaaaattcttgagggaactgaagcgatagtgcatgtgcactgaggtatttatccatcaaacaattgtctggttgcagtcacatgagtcgttatggtcacatgggacattcacatgttcacattttagaatagaatgtgtttttattcctcattctcattcCTCATTCTAACagtctcattaccataacaaaatgagtgattagtgtattagggaaaagcggtcgggccaaatggcccctatgtgggtcttctaggtagacagaaaaatgctgggacttctggtgttaaaagtgaaatatcttaaagacggtttgtgcacaaacgctcattttgcctgcacaaacgatgcacaaacgattcagaccattttcgagtcatttggatgttaatgggTTGCTGCGTGACCTAATTTCAAAAAATTAAGTTAAATTACATAAaaacggtttgtgcacaaacattagttttgcctgcacaaacgatgcacaaacgattcagaccattttcgagtcatttggatgttaatggggtgctgagtgacctAAGGACACAACCTCTTAAAAGTGAAATATCTTAAAGACGGTTTGTGCACAAAGGCTcattttgcctgcacaaacgtgcacaaacgatgcacaaacaattcagaccattttcgagtcatttggatgttaatggggtgctgcgtgacctactttcaaaaaattaaaagttaaataacatcaaaacggtttgtgcacaaacgttaattttgcctgcacaaacgtgcacaaacgatgcacaaacgattcagaccattttcgagtcatttggatgttaatggggtgctgagtgacctAAGGACACAACCTCTTAAAAGTGAAATATCTTAAAgacggtttgtgcacaaacgctcattttgcctgcacaatcgtgcacaaacgatgcacaaacgaatgaaaaggtttttattcaaaatttcaacatatggggtgccaacttcacacaggtggctggcgagggtctttctgtgcggagtttgcatgttctccccgtgtccgcgtgggtttcctccgggtgctccggtttcccccacagtccaaagacatgcaggttaggttaactggtgactctaaggctacgtttacactagaccgtatctgtctcgttttcttcgcggatgcactgtccgtttacattaacccccctgaaaaagcggggaaacgggaatccgccagcgtccacgtattcaatccagatcgtgtctggtccggtgctgtgtaaacattgagaatacgcgaatacgctgtgctgagctctagctggcgtctcattggacaacgtcactgtgacatccaccttcctgattcgctggcgttggtcatgtgacgcgactgctgaaaaacggcgcagacttccgccttgtatcacctttcattaaagagtataaaagtatgaaaatactgcaaatactgatgcaaatactgcccattgtgtagttatgattgtctttaggctttccatccttccacttgcaagtagtaagtgatatgcgctgggatcacacacacagcggctcagtcccgaatcgtggcttgttcacttcactcgcgcgctctgtgagctgcgcagggccggagtgcacaccctccagagggcactcgctgttcagggcggagtgatttggagcgcaggatgcctgcggagccgagcgtatccgcgtattggtgttgctgtgtgcacggctaacggttttagtgtaaacgcgaatcgttttaagaacgttaatctgatgatccgctgattcgacgtaatgtaaacgtagcctaaattgaccgtgagtgtgaatggttgtctgtgtctatgtgtcagccctgtgatgacctggcgacttgtccagggtgtaccccgcctttcgcccgtagtcagctgggataggctccagcttgcctgcaaccctgtagaaggataaagcggctagagataatgagatgaattttaaggcttcatgtttattttggaacaataattagaacaatttttacaatagaacTGCAGTCCTGTGTTTTTTGCACCttcggatgtgtgtgtgtgtggggggcccaatataatggtaggggaaacactgcattTTTTACAAAAAtgagcctttgtttttttttaattggccaTATCTCAAATGAGGACATAATGGCAGTCAATCAATTTGCTTGAGATGCAACATGAAATCAGATGCGAACTCAGAAGGGTCTTCATTGTCAGGACACGGTTCCTTTGAGATCCATTAAATTTGGTATGAGCATGTCTCATCATTCTGGAAATTTATGTACCCTCACTCCAAAAAGGGGTACTGGTTTATTGACCACTGTCCGAAACACTCTTTTTCTCAGCA contains the following coding sequences:
- the LOC132886880 gene encoding uncharacterized protein LOC132886880, whose translation is MHYRFSSLKNFVVKEAPLQGTKMQRFNIQQALEMILDGANPCDSDGEDINLQVDSDSELSQSSSETAPQPKKRARLGTDVTETAKDGTVWHEEQVGTGPHFTPPLPYNADGEPTAKARRSITSRLQSFLCLITLDMLGIIQECTVQHAKQTEHVDWFMGLPELMAFISITIMRGIIRVPSLRDCWSKNLGSPQIIETMSRGRFQNIMHHLRFDDRDTRSERAQTDKFAAISNIWGLFVTNCITSYIPGRHITIDEQLFPSKTRCCFLQYIASKPDKFGIKFWVACDLKTKYVCNILPCLGKDPTRPRGERVSESVVMRLMEPFLDKGRNVTTDNFFTSLSLAKRLLSRNTTILGTVNKIRQEIPLSTRQMHRNEFTTQVFSTTGATLTVYAPKRKKTVYVLSSMHSMIQTQDTTKKKPNTITLYNTTKCGVDVMDQMVREYTVCAGTRRWPVAVFYNMIDMAALNAHVLYQLCTGRQERRVDFLLELARELAHSHVGMKKAQKEQLFRQQPSTPQLGKRAKCQAKIKCKDNHATVRCVDCYRYTCGKCRKEQWQCQDCE